Within the Rhea pennata isolate bPtePen1 chromosome 19, bPtePen1.pri, whole genome shotgun sequence genome, the region TCCATTACTTAATTTCAGTAGGAAGCCACacaaggcagaggcaggcatAATACATGCACAGAATTCTCAGGACAGgttgagactttttttttcctagcaatgTCATTGGCACCTCCTCTCTGAGGATGATGTAGTATTGTATGAACCGAATTCCTCTAGCTGACCTACATACAATCGGCATAAAATATGGGGTCAAGACAGAAACCAAGTAGTTCGAAAAGGAGGCAGCTGACTTTAGTACTACCTTGTTGATAGCTAGCTCTTCAATTCAAGATGGAAACAGAAGCCTAATAAAATTCAAGGCATAAGGcaactaaaataaaactatctCCAGTGTTAGAGGTAGGTTTTATCCAGTGTGTTGTATGACAGCCATTCCTGTAAGTGCATAATTCTAGAAATCAAACCATTCAGATCAACTTGATGTGGCCTATGTGCTCTTGGAATAATTATGGCAAGCTCTTTGCATGTCCTTCAAGAAAGTAGGCACACCactctgcaaaaagaaaagtagaagtCATTCTTCTATGATGTAATTAAGAGAGATTATAAATAAGACCAGTATCCTTATTATTTAATACAAGGCTTTCATACAAACACAAGACAATTCTAAGATCTGGTACAAAGCACTAGGCTGTTAATGCTTCATGGGCAGACTGCATCATTAAAGTTTGCAAATGTTAAGACTATTAGCTTAAGCTCTGGAAGATAGATTTGCTCATTTTGTTGCACAAATTTACCTGCATATTTGACTAATCaaagaaatttaataaaaatcaatagaaaaaaataagacaactAGTATGAGGAGACGAGCAAGTCTTAAAAATGGGTCTGCATAAGAACTAGAAGGGTCAGTGCCTCCGTTTCAAAACATAATTCAACTCAGCATGCAGAAGGCATGTTTCGATGCAGTGAGTAGACTGTTAGGGACAGATCAGCCAGAGATAATTGTGCTGTCAATCCTTACTTACCTTGGCAGCCCAGTTGACCAGCCACGATGGAATCATGCCACCAGGATTATCAAAATAGTACATATAGACTAGATATGAGAGAGAAGAGTTACCAGAAACAGTTTTCCAGCTATAATTTCAGTACAAGCTCTAACGCTGTATGACAGAAGCTGTCAGTGTGCATGACTGAAGCACCAGGTATAACAGTTGTGCTTGAATTCTATACAAGAAGTCAACTTGTATTAAAGTCAGATGTCAAATAAGTGTAGCCATTCCCAATTAACTCTTGGGGAGCTGAAAGAGTCGTAATTCTAATGTAGCCTATTCCAAACCATTTCACATAACCAGTTTTGTAAAATAAGGTTGTCTTTAAAGGACTCAGTCAGGAGTCACTCTCTCAACAATCCCTTTCATCTGTAAATCTGTCAAACTCATTACTTAAATCATTTCTGAATTAAGCAGTTTCCAGTTACTATAAAACTACCCAACTGTTtggcaggaaaacaaatacccggggggagatggaggagatgAAATGATCAGTAGCTTATCCTCAGTTATCTAACCAAACTTAAGAATCATTTCCTTACAACAGTAAAACACTGCACTGAATTTTTCAGCAAGTTTCATTCATTTCTAAATACTTCCAGTGTTCTGTATATCACTTTACAGTAACTGTATGTTGCTCAGACTTTTCAATCTCCATCTTCGTGTATTTTGCTAATAAATACATTCCTTGCCTATGTGACTTCTGATCATACTTTCTTGACACCTTACCTTTAGATCCAGTCTTGCCATCACTTTCAATTGCGAGACTTTGTTTATAGCTTGTAACTCTGATAATACCAGGCTTTTCTGGGCACTGAGGAACACACACACTTCGAGCTAACACAACCCAGATCTTCCGCCCATCAACATCCATCACTCGACATTCACGAATATAGACATACTGTAGTCCAAGTTCAGGAGGCATGTCAAAACAGCGTGTCAGTTTGACATACTGTGCAATGACAAGTGAATCACATTACAAATCCCAGCCCCTTCAAGTGATTTCTTGTGATTCCACAGACTTCAGCCCTGCACTGTATTAATTCTACTTCGCAAGGTTTTAAGTTGCCTGTGAGGAGGAACACCCACACTCTCCATCATGCTGTTCATATTCATGTAACATGAGGACTGCAAGATCTTAAATTAAATACAGCAGAGCAGTAGTCAGTACATTGTCAAGGTTCCTGAATGGCTAGATTACaaactgcaaggaaaacagaaggttTGAAAGGATACATCCCTgtttgagagaggaaaagggtACTTCACTTCccaatagattattttttcaccATCATGAGTTTGCTCATACAGTTCTACAGTTAAGAAAGGAAGACCGTTAGATGTATTTAATTCCCACTGCAACAAACACACAAGACATGAGGAGGCATTCAGCATATTCCTGACAAACACCTTGTGCATGTAACCCTTATACCTAAATTGATATGCAGGTACTGGCTGTGGCAGTAGAACACGTTAAGAACTTTCTAAGCAGGATTATTGAGGAACCAGATGCACAAATATAGCAGGCTTTTGGTTTTCTGCTGCTACTGATTTCAttgatgggagaaaaaaaaatccaggaggATGCAGAGTCAGATTCCCTTTCAGATTGTTAGTCTTTCAAAGCCTTTCCACCCTGAAGTGTTTTCCTTGTCTCTGCATATTCCATATAATTCTAAACTACCAGCAGAGTATGCTTTTTCACAGCCATGTCATTATCCTTGTAAAGGATTCGGAGTTAAGATGAAATTAGAACAAGTACTGCATCCTAGAACTTGAAGAGCTCTTGCATGAGGCATTAACAAAGTCTGGAAAAGCTATAAGGAAGTTCCAGTAGTGTATACAGGTAATAGTGGACACTAGGTTCTAACAGTTTACCAGCCTCCATTACACCATCTTTACTTTGCCTAGAAAACCAATTGAAAGGCAGATGAATTgcaggagggaaagggggaaatgTAAGAGTCTCTAAAATGTGACAGTGACTCATTCAGTCAGAGAGGAATAGCatgacagaaaggagaaaatttagTTTAAATCAAACCACATAACTGAGTTTGTGATATTCAACTGTCTATTCTCAGGCCACTCAGCTGTCTTCTCTTCTGGCAATAACTGGCATCATCAGGGTACTGGAACTTACAAGATCCAGTGCAAGTTCCTGCCTGCACAGAAAGTGGGCATTATATGGGTGCGGTTACACTGAAGGATGTGAGCCAGACCAGACTGTTCACGTTAGCGTTTGGACCATTCTTTTCCTACATTCGATCACAGGCTTCTGTCTGAGGTACTACATAGCCTTCACAGTTTAAAGCAGCCTGCCACATCAGAGAAGTAGCTTTTAAAGGAAGGCTAGAGCAGACAGAAAATTTAATTGTTAAGGCAAGAAGAGTGCCACAGATGGGAGGTGCTTTCCCCATGTAATGTGTTTCCAGCTAGGCTTCTGTTACTATGCCCTGCAAGTCAGCTGTCACCCCTGAAAACAACCTGtcctcttctccagactgaggCAATACCAGACGCACAATACTTCCAGTGTTGTTGTAATAAGCTAAATCATTATGGTTTCCACCAGAGGTCACTGGAGTATTGATTTTCTACCTTTTAATTATAGCTTTACTTTCATTTCTAACTGATCCCTTTTTCACATGAATTAATttttgcaaatacagaaaaactacACAGTTGGCAGCCACATCATACCCACTTGTATTCCCTTCAGTCTGTGGACAGAAATCTTtgatcaaagcagaaaataatgttttaatacAAAACTAGAGTTTATTTATCATTACTACAGTATAtcacaaaactgttttatttgtaataaaCACATCAGCATCTGTTGTTTTAGCAAATCAGTTATTATCATGAAGTTGTTGAGAAGTGCGGTCTCAATCAGACTGTGGTGCAGTCAGAAGCAGCAAGATTTTTATATTGCTCAGGCTTGACTATGTTTTTTTACCATGCCACAGGACCCCATGGTGCTTTCAGCACTACTTTACAGTTTAGTTAGAGCTTCCCTGCTGAATTGGGACCTGTAGCCAGACCCCTAGGCCTCAGGATGTCTAAATTACAGTTGAGAGGTACTGCTCATACAGATATCCATAAACATGCTTTGAAATTAGCCAGGGTACTAAATGCAATGCAACAGTAGCAGACTGATGCTGAAATTTCTGGGGGCCTCAGTCAAACCCTTGGCAGTAACAGATCAAAGCACCAGCCTATAAAGAAAGACCAATCACAAAAGTATTGTCCGTTCTTGCCTCCAGTTAGGCCTTTATAAAGTGCTTTGCTCAACAGAACTGGAACAAAGCAGCGATTAGTTCCCCTTAGTGCAGTAACAGCAAcctttctaaataaaaaggCAGTTACTGCTACTCTGGTCGTGTTTTTAGTTTGATGACAGCCAGCAAGACAGCAGAGAGCTTCTTTTTGGACGGCCATTATTGTATAAATGATAAAAAGGAATATGAACAATAAAGAGCATGAATGTTCTGAATAGAagttacttctgtttttcccctaAATAGACAGagtgaggagaggaagaagcaagCATAAAAAGGCTGGCTATCACTACTGCATCATCTATACAGTTCTACAGAATGAGTGcatttatatcattttttaaGCTAAAAGGAAAGCCTTATGTGTATGCATTTAAAGAGTTAATTTCCATGAAAACTGATTTTACATACCAGcacaagtattttaatttacagatgAATACATCATGGTCATATAAAGGATATAAAGGCCAGTTCTGCAACCCCTTAGTTTAAGGGTGTAGCTTCCCCCtactattttgtttcttttctctaaaaaggcattacaaaaaatagaaagtgtTTAAGAAGTGAAGGAGTCAGTTCTCTTAAGtgcatttaaatcaaatttaagGCTACCAAAGTGACCTAAGCTAACATGACATTTCAGACATACACTataatatttgtgtatttgGAGTCCAGCTCGATTTGTTTCATCTATAGGAGAGAGGCTTTTTCTACAAGAAAGCTGTTTCCCGTTATGACAAATGGCACCTTTTGCTAATGAGGTCACAGCTTCTGAAGGTTAACCAAGTGGTGATACGAGCCAAAGAGGTGGTTTTCTGTACAAAGACATTACTAATTGAGTCATTTACAATAGAGCTGTCCCAGACTTAGTAAATACAGCATTTAACAAgacttttattttgtaatactgTTCTCTGCTCACCAAGACACTTGGACATGTGTCTCGGTTTTATAGGCCTGAACCACTTCTAAGCACAGGCTTAAAATAGGAGGTCGCTTCCATCTTTAAAATGGATGAATCAGGATAGAGATAAGCATCAGCTGAATACTTGTCTTGTCACTGGTGACTTAACATTTAAAACGTTTTAAACATCACGTGGATATCCAGGTCCAGCTGCTTGTTTTAAAGGCAATATTAAATTGCCTTCAATTGCCTAAATTGTCTAAATACTGAATTAGTTATTCAGTTCTCTGTAAGAGCCCTAACTCAGCAATCATTCCCTGGATTCAtgcatttctaattttaaaaggtgACAAGAACAACCAACCGTTTCAAACACGTTCAGAAAAAGATACTCCGTCCTACATGAAACTGGTGCAGACCATTTCAAGTTTTAAACTTCTGCTGCAATATGCAAAGATACACACAAGGTGGTATCTCTGTTTCTCCCCAGAACATCTAATAATCTTTAGTTTAGGAATCACAAGAATGACCGTTGTTAGAGGCTGCAAGGTACTCCAGTAACAAGTGAAGCCAATTGGATGCTTTAACCAATATGGAAAGAAGGTACATAGTAGCTAGACATTAGCTGTTCTATGTCAGTGTTAACTTGTATACTTGCAGAGTGCAACATTATCTCAAAGAACACTCAGGTCTGGCTCAAAGTCCTTCAGACaaagcagctttaaaatacCTCTGAAGAAAAGTGTTAGTGGGAAGAGTCAGTGTGGACATTAAGGTTGCTTTTAA harbors:
- the PCTP gene encoding phosphatidylcholine transfer protein isoform X2 translates to MDLDFRKQWDQYVKELYEQTHDGEKIIYWEVKYPFPLSNRDYVYIRECRVMDVDGRKIWVVLARSVCVPQCPEKPGIIRVTSYKQSLAIESDGKTGSKVYMYYFDNPGGMIPSWLVNWAAKSGVPTFLKDMQRACHNYSKST
- the PCTP gene encoding phosphatidylcholine transfer protein isoform X1, whose amino-acid sequence is MGVRIYRRRHEQSGLYEYKIFGGLADCPPDLCADVYMDLDFRKQWDQYVKELYEQTHDGEKIIYWEVKYPFPLSNRDYVYIRECRVMDVDGRKIWVVLARSVCVPQCPEKPGIIRVTSYKQSLAIESDGKTGSKVYMYYFDNPGGMIPSWLVNWAAKKPLLVVH